Proteins from one Triticum aestivum cultivar Chinese Spring chromosome 7A, IWGSC CS RefSeq v2.1, whole genome shotgun sequence genomic window:
- the LOC123150317 gene encoding late embryogenesis abundant protein 6 yields the protein MNHAKEKVKDAASAAKAKAKITQAKVAEKTEAATARSHDERALAHERGKAKVAAAEAELHQAKVTHREEAMEHRLHKRAGTGHKHGAGH from the coding sequence ATGAATCACGCCAAGGAGAAGGTGAAGGACGCGGCGAGCGCGGCGAAGGCCAAGGCCAAGATCACGCAGGCCAAGGTGGCCGAGAAGACGGAGGCGGCCACGGCGAGGTCGCACGACGAGCGTGCGCTGGCGCACGAGCGGGGCAAGGCCAAggtcgccgccgccgaggccgagcTGCACCAGGCCAAGGTGACCCACCGGGAGGAGGCCATGGAGCACCGCCTCCACAAGCGCGCCGGCACCGGGCACAAGCACGGCGCTGGCCACTGA